The DNA window CCACGCGATCAGCTCGGCGCCGTCCGGGACGCAGCGAGCCAGCACCGTGCCGCCCGGCGACTCGAGACGGGTGCCGTCGGCGGGCGGCGGGTCGGCGGTGGCCGGCGGCACGCTCGGGCTCGGGCTCGACGCCGGCGCGGACGTCGCGCCGGGGGACGCAGCCGCGGACGGCGACGATGACGACGACAACGGTCCGGACGCGACCGGGGCCTGCGAACCGGTGGACTCCGGCACCCGCCCGGGATCGACCACGGGCGCGGCGGGCCGCGGGACACCACGAGCAGCGGGCGCGGACTTGCTCACCCTCGGTGACGACGTCGGCTCCTCCGTGCTCTCCACCCCGGGTGCGGCGTGCGGTTCGCCGCCGGCTTCCGGCCAGAGCAGCGGCGCGGCGAGGAGCACGGCCGCGATCCCGCCGCCGGCCAGGACCTTCCTCCGCTTCCACCACCGATCGGGTACGGGATTCCAGCCGTCCCCACCCGCACCCGACCCTCCCGTGTCCAGCCGGTCGTCCGCTCCACCCGAGGACAGGCGAGGTGTCACGCCGACCGTGGCCTCACGAAGCAGTGTCGTCCCGCCCGCCAGTCCCCGGGCCGCCACCGCGACGGGCGGAGCACCAGGCGCCTCGGCGGCCTCGGCGGCGTCGCCCAGGATCTCGGACGCCTCGGCCGCGCCCGGACGATCGGCGGGATTCTTCGCGAGGCAGCGCTCGACCAGCTCGGCGATCGTCTCCGGGACACCGGCCAGGCTCGGCAGCGGAAGCGGTTCGAGGTAGACGTGCGCGCTGATCATCTGCGTGGTGGTCTCCACGCTCCACGGCGCGACGCCGGCCAGCAGGCGGTAGAGCATCACCCCGAGCGCGTAGACGTCGGACGCGGGCTCGATGGCGCCGCCGGTGAGGCGTTCCGGTGCGAGATAGGCGGGCGTGCCGAGCAGTGCGTCCTCGGGTGAAGCCGGGCCGGCGACCGCGGCGATGCCGAAGTCCACCACCTTGGCGCCGCCCGGCGTGACCATGATGTTGGCGAGCTTGATGTCGCGGTGCACCAGTCCGTCGGCGTGCGCCACCGCGAGCGCCGCGGCGACCTCCCCGGCGATCCGGAACACCGTTCGCGGCGGGATCGGGCCGCGCGCCACCCGCTGCTGCAGGGTCGGCCCGTTGATCAGTTCCATCACCACATAGGGCACGGGCCGTCCGTCGTCGCCGGCGTCGGCGGACTCGCCGAAGTCGTAGATCTGCGCGATGTTCGGATGGGAGAGGGTCGCCGCGGCGCGGGCCTCGTGCAGGATCCGGGCCCGGAACCGCTCCTCGCCGGCGTACCGCCCGGCCAGCACCTTGATCGCGACGGGGCGCCCGAGCACCTCGTCGAGGGCGCGCCAGACCACGGCCATGCCGCCGCGGCCGAGTTCATCGCCCAGCCGGTACCTGCCTCCGAGTTTCCGCTCCTCCGCCACCCAGGCAGTGTGCCGAAAGGCGCGGGAAATCCCGATCGGGTGACACCCGTCAGGGTGACGGCTCCTGCATCCACCACTCGGTGAACTGGCGTGCCTGTCCGGTGTGGTCGAGCCGCAGCACCCACAGGTTGCGGTAGACCCGGTCCGGATACGTCGTGGTCGCCTCGATGATCGCCAGCTCCTCGGTGACGATCAGCGGGTGCCAGGCGAACGTCGTGGTGCCCGGCTCGTCGGGATGAGCCAGCCAGCCGGTGACGATCGCCTCCCGGCCGACCCAGGGCGGGGCGTAGGGCTCGGTGAAGTAGGCAGCGTCGTCGGCGAAGAGGTCCCGGATGTGGTCCGGGTCGTTGGACTCCCACGCCCGGCGGTAGTTGCGCACCCAGGCGGTCACCGCGTCCAGGCTCGTCATGGCCGCTCCCCTCGGTCCTGCGGTGGACCCATCCCACCGTAGAGTCGCCGCATGAACAACAGCTGGCGTCACCTGCCGCCACCGGCCCGGCCGATCGCCGCGGCCACGGCCGGCGCTGTCGCAGCGGTCCGCGAGGGGCAGGAGCCGGACGGCGACCTGGCCGCGCAGGACCCGGCACAGACCGGGCTGATCCTCGGCACGGTGGTCCGGCTGCTGCTGGAGGACGGTCACCCGGACGGCCTGACCGCCGACGACGTCCGTACCGCCCTGTCGAGTTGCGTGCGGTCCTGGCCGGAGGCGGATCCGCAGGTGGTGCTCTGGCTGCTGGCCGGCGCGCTCGGCGTGCTGGAGGAGGACGGCGCTCCGGCCCCGAAACCGGACGTGCTGGCCCGGCACGCGGTGGCGCTCATCACCGACCTGCTCGCCGGCCGACCGGTGGAGCCCTGGCTGACAGCCGCGCTGGCCGACATCGAGCGCTCTCAGCTGCACGATTAAACTTTGCAGAAACTGCAATATTGTCGGTAGCCTCGGGCGCGTGCTCCGAGAGGCCAAACGCCGGCAGACCCGGCTCGATCTGATCACCGCCGCGCTCCGCCTGGTGGACGAGCGCGGCGCCGACCGCGTGACGGTCGACGAGATCGCCGCCACCGCCGGGGTGTCCGCGCGGACGTTCTTCAACTACTTCGCCACCAAGGAGGACGCGCTCGTCGGTGATCCCCTGGAGGGCTGCACCGACCTGCGCGCCCAGCTGCTCGACCGGCCCGCCGACCAACCGCTGCTGGACGCCCTGCTGGACGCCCTGGCCCCGGTCTTCCAGCAGATCCACGACGACCGCGACAGATGGCTGCTGCGGATGCGGGTGATCCACCAGAACCCGCAGCTGCTGCCGCTGCTGATCGCCGCGGCCGCCACCGCCGAGCAGCAGTTCGCCGACGCCGTCGCGGAGCGCGCCGGCCTGCCCGCCGACGACCCGTACCCGCAGGTCGTGGCCGCGGTCACGAGCTGTGCGGTGCGTGTCGCCGTGATGCGCTGGGCCGGCGACGACGGGCAGGAAAGACCACTCACCGAGCACGCCCACGAGGCCTTCGGCATTCTCGCCGCCGGTCTCGCCCACCCCCAACCGAGGACCGCATGACAGTCGCATCACCCGCAGCCCGCATGTCCCAGCGCGAGGTCGTTCAGGCCCTCTCCGGCCTGCTCCTCGGCATGTTCGTCAGCATCCTGGCCTCCACCGTGGTGGCCAACGCCCTGCCCCGGATCATCGCCGATCTCGGTGGCAGCCAGTCCGTCTACACCTGGATCGTCACCACCGAGCTGCTCGCCATGACGGCCACCGTCCCGCTCTGGGGCAAGATGGCCGACCTGTACAGCAAGAAGCTGCTGATCCAGCTCTCCCTCGGCCTGTTCGTGATCGGCTCGCTGATCGCCGGCCTCACCCCGAACGTGGAGATCCTGCTGGTCAGCCGGATCGTCCAGGGTGTCGGGGCGGGCGGCATGACCGCCCTCGCGCTGATCGTGATGGCCGCGATGATCCCGCCGCGCGAGCTCGGCCGGTACTCCGGTCTGTTCGGCGCCGTCTTCGGCGTCGGCACCATCGCCGGCCCGCTGATCGGCGGCGTCCTGGTCGACACGTCCTGGCTGGGCTGGCGCTGGTGCTTCCTGATCGGCGTGCCGTTCAGCCTGATCGCCATCGCGCTGTTGCAGAAGACCCTGAACCTGCCGGTGGTCCGCCGCCAGGTCAGCATCGACTGGCTCGGCGCCCTGCTCATCACGGCCGGCGTCAGCACGCTGCTGATCTGGTCGACGCTGGCCGGCGACAAGTTCGACTGGGCGTCCTGGCAGACCGGCGCGATGGTGGCCGGCGGCCTGGTGCTGCTCGCGCTCGCCGTCCTGGTCGAGTCCCGGGCCAAGGAGCCGATCATTCCGCTCGGCATCTTCCGGCACCGCACGGTCACCCTCACGATCATCGCGAGCGTCCTGGTGGGCGTCGCGCTGTTCGGTGGCACGGTCTTCCTCTCCCAGTACTTCCAGATCTCCCTGGGCAAGTCGCCGACCGTGGCCGGCCTGATGGGTCTCCCGATGGTCTTCGGCCTGCTGATCTCGTCGACCGTGGCCGGCGCGCTGATCACCAAGCACGGCCGGTGGAAGGGATACCTGGTCGCCGGCTCGATCATCATGACCGCCGGCATGCTGTTGCTCAGCACGATCGGCTCGAAGACCAGCGTGCCGCTGATCTCGCTCTACATGGCGGTGCTCGGCATCGGCGTCGGCATGCTGATGCAGAACCTGGTGCTCGCCGCGCAGAACGACGTCCCGGCCGCCGAGCTGGGCGCCACCACGTCCGCGCTGACGTTCTTCCGCAGCATGGGCGGCTCGATCGGCGTGAGCGCGCTCGGCGCGGTGCTGACCCACAAGGTCACCTCGCTGTTCGCCGAGAAGTTCGGCGCGCAGGCCGGTGGCTCCACCGAGGTGCCCGACGTGTCGGCGCTGCCGCCCGAGGTGGTCACCGTGGTCCAGGACATCTACGGCACGGCCACCGCCGAGCTGTTCCTGGTCGGCGCCCCGATCGCGTTCCTGGCCATCATCGCGGTGATCTTCATCAAGGAGAAGCCGCTCTCCACGCTCTCCGGCGAGGAGCGGCGCAAGCAGGAGGAGGAAGCGGCGACGCTTCCCGTGCACTGAGCTTTCCGCGGACTGAGCTTCCCGCGGACTGAGCTTTCCCGTGGACTGGCGAACCGGCCCTCTGTCAGGCTCCGCGTGGCGCGTACATGATGACCGCCACGCCGGCCAGGCAGAGGGCCGCGCCGATCAGGTCGAACCGGTCTGGCCGGAATCGGTCGACGACCATTCCCCAGATGAGTGAACCCGCCACGAAGACACCGCCGTAGGCGGCCAGGATCCGGCCGAAGTTCGGATCGGGCTGCAGCGTGGCGATGAAGCCGTAGACGCCGAGGGCGACCACCCCGGCGCCGGCGAAGAGCAGACCGCGGTGCTCACGGACGCCCTGCCAGACCAGCCAGGCGCCGCCGATCTCGGCGAGCGCGGCCAGCAGGAACAGCAGAATCGAACGCAGCACCGCTCAGTTATACGGCCCTGGTCACCGCTGCGGCTCAGGAGGGGCGAAGACCCACCTGGGTACGCGGTGAGGGCGGCTCGGCGCAGCCGAGGAGACCCACCAGGCCGGAGACCCACAGCTGCCGGTAGACCGTGGCGCTGGGGTGGCTGACGACCAGCTTTATGCCGCTGGCGGCCGCGGTATGGAAGCAGGCGACCAGGATGCCGATCCCGATGCTGTCGATAAGCATCACCCGTTGCAGATCAAGACAGATCTTGCTGGGGGTCATGCTCGTCAGCACATCGTTGACCGCGTCGCGCATCACGTGCGCGTTGTCCAGATCGATCTCACCACTCGGTGCGATCTCGACAGTTCCGTCGGCCAGCTGGCGGGTCGTGATCGGCAGATACACAGCTGCCCTCTTCCTGGCGTCGAGCCGAAAAGCTAAACACCGACTTCCGCGGGACTCTGGTGCGCAGACCGGAGAAAAAGGGTCGTGGGCGTTCGCTGGGACGCCGACCGGAACCCGCGTTCCTACAACAATCCGCTGGTCTGCAAGTTACGCCACGTAGGCGCGGAACGCCAGAGTAGTTCATATGGCCGGAATGTGCTGTAACGGTCACTGCGTGGCGGCCACGTTGACTCCCGACGGACTTGGACCGAATACTCACCGTATGCGATGGAGCGCCGGACCGCATGGTTGATGACCCTTCCCGCGCCACCTCGGCGCCGGGAGCCGTCTACTTCGACAGCGTCGACGCCACTCGCGCCCAGGACGTCCTGAATCGTTTCTACCCCCCGATGTCGGTCGGCACGCCCGACGGCGCCGATCTCAAGATCGGCCTTGAAGTGATCCAACTCGGACCCCTGACCGTCGGCCACCTGACCTTCACGGGCTCCGCCACTCTTGTTTCCCCGCAGGCCGGGGGTTACCACGTGACGCTGCCCACGGCGGGGCGGGTGCGGGCCCAGCGCGACGATCAGGAGATCACCGCCACCCCCGCCACCGCGCTGGCGTTCCGCCCCGGCGACCGGCTGCACCTGCGACAGGAACCCCACTCCGCCGAACTCGACGTGCGCATCGAGCCCTGGGCGCTGGAGGACGAGCTCGCCGCGCTTCTCGGTCACCCGGTCGAGGGACCGATCGACCTGGCGCCGGCCTTCGACCTCACCGGCGGGCCGGCGCACAGCTGGAGCCGGCTGATCCGATTGCTCCACGACGAGCTGGACCACGAGACCAGCCTTTTCCACCAGCCACTCATCGCGGAGCAGCTCTGCAGCAGCGTGCTCAGCGGCCTGCTGCTGAGCGTCCCGCACCGGTACCACGCGGAGCTCGTCGCGCCGGCCGCGAGCGGTCCGCCCCGGGCCATCCAGCGCGCCGTCGAGGCGATCCACGAGGAGCCGGAGCGCGCGATGACCGTGCGGGACCTGGCCGCCGTCGCCGGGATGAGCGTGCGCTCGCTCCAGGAGGGCTTCCGGCGGCACGTCGGCTGCGCGCCGATGACCTACCTGCAGCAGGTCCGGCTGGGGCGGGTACGGGAGGCGCTGCTCCAGGGCGACCCGGCGCGGATCACGGTGGCGGCGGTGGCGCACCGCTGGGGGTTCGCCCATCTGGGGCGGTTCGCGTCGGCGTACCGGGAGAGGTTCGGCGAATCACCCTCCGAGACGCTGCGCCAGATCACCTGATCGAGGCCGCCGCCTGTCACTCGCCGGGGTCGCCGCAGCGCCTCGGCTGGGGGACGCCGTTCACCGGGCGGGGTTTCGCCGCGGCGCCGAAGAGGTGGCCCCGGGACGGCACCCAGTCCCGCCAGGGCGCCAGCCGGGGCGGCACAGCGGCCAGCTCACCGTCACCGGCGCCACGCTGCTCGCGGAGGA is part of the Actinoplanes missouriensis 431 genome and encodes:
- a CDS encoding serine/threonine-protein kinase — encoded protein: MAEERKLGGRYRLGDELGRGGMAVVWRALDEVLGRPVAIKVLAGRYAGEERFRARILHEARAAATLSHPNIAQIYDFGESADAGDDGRPVPYVVMELINGPTLQQRVARGPIPPRTVFRIAGEVAAALAVAHADGLVHRDIKLANIMVTPGGAKVVDFGIAAVAGPASPEDALLGTPAYLAPERLTGGAIEPASDVYALGVMLYRLLAGVAPWSVETTTQMISAHVYLEPLPLPSLAGVPETIAELVERCLAKNPADRPGAAEASEILGDAAEAAEAPGAPPVAVAARGLAGGTTLLREATVGVTPRLSSGGADDRLDTGGSGAGGDGWNPVPDRWWKRRKVLAGGGIAAVLLAAPLLWPEAGGEPHAAPGVESTEEPTSSPRVSKSAPAARGVPRPAAPVVDPGRVPESTGSQAPVASGPLSSSSSPSAAASPGATSAPASSPSPSVPPATADPPPADGTRLESPGGTVLARCVPDGAELIAWEPNPGFGVDSVNAGPALTTAVVFRGQLARYRMTVTCIGDRPSAVVLPL
- a CDS encoding nuclear transport factor 2 family protein, yielding MTSLDAVTAWVRNYRRAWESNDPDHIRDLFADDAAYFTEPYAPPWVGREAIVTGWLAHPDEPGTTTFAWHPLIVTEELAIIEATTTYPDRVYRNLWVLRLDHTGQARQFTEWWMQEPSP
- a CDS encoding TetR/AcrR family transcriptional regulator; its protein translation is MLREAKRRQTRLDLITAALRLVDERGADRVTVDEIAATAGVSARTFFNYFATKEDALVGDPLEGCTDLRAQLLDRPADQPLLDALLDALAPVFQQIHDDRDRWLLRMRVIHQNPQLLPLLIAAAATAEQQFADAVAERAGLPADDPYPQVVAAVTSCAVRVAVMRWAGDDGQERPLTEHAHEAFGILAAGLAHPQPRTA
- a CDS encoding MDR family MFS transporter → MTVASPAARMSQREVVQALSGLLLGMFVSILASTVVANALPRIIADLGGSQSVYTWIVTTELLAMTATVPLWGKMADLYSKKLLIQLSLGLFVIGSLIAGLTPNVEILLVSRIVQGVGAGGMTALALIVMAAMIPPRELGRYSGLFGAVFGVGTIAGPLIGGVLVDTSWLGWRWCFLIGVPFSLIAIALLQKTLNLPVVRRQVSIDWLGALLITAGVSTLLIWSTLAGDKFDWASWQTGAMVAGGLVLLALAVLVESRAKEPIIPLGIFRHRTVTLTIIASVLVGVALFGGTVFLSQYFQISLGKSPTVAGLMGLPMVFGLLISSTVAGALITKHGRWKGYLVAGSIIMTAGMLLLSTIGSKTSVPLISLYMAVLGIGVGMLMQNLVLAAQNDVPAAELGATTSALTFFRSMGGSIGVSALGAVLTHKVTSLFAEKFGAQAGGSTEVPDVSALPPEVVTVVQDIYGTATAELFLVGAPIAFLAIIAVIFIKEKPLSTLSGEERRKQEEEAATLPVH
- a CDS encoding YnfA family protein; translation: MLRSILLFLLAALAEIGGAWLVWQGVREHRGLLFAGAGVVALGVYGFIATLQPDPNFGRILAAYGGVFVAGSLIWGMVVDRFRPDRFDLIGAALCLAGVAVIMYAPRGA
- a CDS encoding STAS domain-containing protein, with the protein product MYLPITTRQLADGTVEIAPSGEIDLDNAHVMRDAVNDVLTSMTPSKICLDLQRVMLIDSIGIGILVACFHTAAASGIKLVVSHPSATVYRQLWVSGLVGLLGCAEPPSPRTQVGLRPS
- a CDS encoding helix-turn-helix transcriptional regulator, which codes for MVDDPSRATSAPGAVYFDSVDATRAQDVLNRFYPPMSVGTPDGADLKIGLEVIQLGPLTVGHLTFTGSATLVSPQAGGYHVTLPTAGRVRAQRDDQEITATPATALAFRPGDRLHLRQEPHSAELDVRIEPWALEDELAALLGHPVEGPIDLAPAFDLTGGPAHSWSRLIRLLHDELDHETSLFHQPLIAEQLCSSVLSGLLLSVPHRYHAELVAPAASGPPRAIQRAVEAIHEEPERAMTVRDLAAVAGMSVRSLQEGFRRHVGCAPMTYLQQVRLGRVREALLQGDPARITVAAVAHRWGFAHLGRFASAYRERFGESPSETLRQIT